The Meles meles chromosome 6, mMelMel3.1 paternal haplotype, whole genome shotgun sequence DNA segment TTTAGAATTGAGATAGAACtcattcaggttttgtttttttttttttttttttttttttgttttttttttttgtagtgaggAAGCTCTTCTCTAGCCCCCTTGATCTAGAATCTTGAAGAAGATTACCTTGCTGAACTTAGGTGAGAGGGGGCCCACTCTGTCCTTTTAGCAGAACTCTGGTAGGAAGCTTATGCTTGTATAGAACCAAATTCTGCCTCTAGGCAGTCTATACCTCTTCTAACCTAGCCTTTCAAAATAGCTTGAAATTTCTCTATTCTTCTACAGGATAAATCTGAAAAAAGTGAGCATactttcttttaatatatatgtcCAGGCCAGATATATCCAGATCTTTCCACTTTCctcaggaaaataattttcaggCTATCATCTAAATTGatgatacatatgtatatgtatagtaaatttgaaaagaacaaagtaCTCTTAGAGGGAATTTGTTCAGtatactttgacttttttttttttttttttaaagattttacttatttgacagagaccatgggagagaGAACCAAGAGCAgagggtggggtagagggagagggagcagactccctgctgagcagggagcctgatgcctggcttgattccaggatcctgggatcatgacctgagctgaaggcagatgcttaactgactgagccacccaggcatcttaaGTTAAGCAAAACTTAAGATGAGTTTTGTTCCTAAAAGCTagaggagggcagaagggaagaactAAGCCAGACGGTGACCCTGTCAATCtttccatccaagtactaaccaggcccgaccctgcttagcttctgagatcagacgagatcgggtgCATTcaggtggtatggccgtagactggcCCTGTCAATCTTTCTGTCAGTTGCTCTTAACTTTTTTGGGTCATTTGCCATGAATCTGATGCTATAGATTTTCTCCCCAGAAAATTTATCcattaaaatgtttgtttgtggggtgcctgggtggctcagtggtttaagcctctgccttcagctcaggtcatgatctcagggtcctgggatcgagccccgcatcgggctctctgctcagtggggagcctgtttctccctctctctctgcctgcctctctgcctacttgtgacctctctctctgtcaaataaataaataaaatatttttttaaaaaaaagtatgtttgttggggcagctgggtggctcagtgtaaggttaagcctctgcatttggctcgagtcatgatctcagggttgtgggatcaagtcccgcgttgggctctctgttcagcggggagcctgcttcccctctctctctctgcctatttgtgatctctgtctgtcaaataaataaaatctttttaaaaaataataaataaaaaataaaatgcttgttACATGTATTCATCGACCTTCACATACATATCAAAATGTACTTACACCTCATTAGAGGATTCAAGGCTCCTGGGTCCTCTTTCAGCTTTGCTTAGTAGTATTTTTGCCATGGATATGGTTTATATGGTGAAGGATTGGGGGATAGGAGTGAAGGAGGGCAGTAATTTGGGGGATTTCTGTCTTAGTAACTCTTCTATATACCATTATCTGTCTGTCTCCCCCTTCCCTATTCCTACTCATCCTTCCCTTTTTCCCATGCACAGTACTCCTCATAAGAGAAAGAGGTCATGTGTCCTTCATCACCTTACTCTTCTCACTGAGGCTGTGTTTCTTTAAGTCTGTGATTTGTACTGCCTTTATAGTAATTACTAgttaaatttcagagaaaatgatACGAGAGGATGGCATTTTATTTGAGTGCTTTAAATGTGTGTTAACACATGAAGGATCTTTTagaaatcttgggggaaaacttTCTGGTTTGTTGTATtgaatgtgtgtgcacatgtgtgttctTTGCGTTAAGTTCATAAATGCATTCACTGTAATAATGTCAGCCAGTGagactcttgttctttttgttcctGCAGATGTGGTAAAAGGTGAAAAGATTCTTCCAGTATTTGATGAGCCACCAAATCCAACCAATGTTGAAGAGAGTTTaaagagaattaaagaaaacGATGTGTGTCTTGTTGAAGTTAATTTGAATAATATAAAGGTATGTGTGCTAAGCAAACAATAAAGTTTTGACTTGCTTTAAGTAAGTTAGATTTAGGATGAGAGTTGGGCAGTTTTGATAAAGTGTGATTCTATAGTTCTGCAAGGTAAAGTTTTTACTCCTAACAGTATGCTTagattcttttatattttagaaattaaagtatgatatttttctgacttgctttttaaaaagtatcatataaaaatgtaaaccCTGCACACTGTCAGCATAAGTCTTTCTGGCTTCCAAAGTACTGCCTACTTCTAAGAGCACTTAGTCTTtcgggggtttgtttgttttaatccgGTTTCTTGAAGTATTCCTTGTATTGAACCAGATTCTGCTACCTATTGAAATTCTGCCAATTCTGTGTACAGTTCGATGAGTTTTGACCAATGCAGAAGTTGTACAGCCACCACCATAGATGTGGAACATGTCAGTCCCTTTTATTGTCATTCTCTGCCCCCAGCTGTAGCCCCTGACcactcatttctgttttcttccccttcatttgCCTTCTCCAGAATGTCCTATGAGTGGAATCAAATAGTGTGAGcctttgagtctggcttctttcacttagcataatgcatcTGGGATTCATCTGTGTGGTTGTGTTTGTTAGTAGTTTGCTGAGTAGTATCCTGTTTTATGAATATGCTgcaatttttttaatccattcactaCTTGATAGACGTATGGATTTCCTCTGGTTTAGAATCATTATAATGAAGCTATTAAACATATCTGAACATGTGAACGTATGTTTTGTTACTCTGGAGTAAACAGTAGTGGGTTTTCTGGgatcttgagttttttttttaaaatgcagtgctTCCttggaataaagaagaaatgagttAGGAGGGTGTAGGGATGATTAATTACCAAAGAGTAAATTCAGATTATCTCTTGAGTTTTGTTCATTATATAATAGCTGCATTAAGAACtcctcatttaattttattctatttttaagaattcctcattttaaatcttgATTTGTCTGAATTAAGGACTGAGAGAGCATCTGGGAATTATAAGAACCTAGGGAATAAGACCTCAGTGCTCCTTTAACAGGTGTGCCTCCCTATGAGCTGAAGAAAGCAAGCCTTGAGAAAAGCTAACATTCCTAGTTGAtcactaattttaatttttaaaaacttcagtcCTCACATAACTAAATCAACAGGCAGTGATCTGAAAATAGTCAGGCTACAGGGAATTGTAGTGTTGGTAATAAAGGGAGAAATTAGTGCCTTCTAGAACTGTGTCTTTCCACATTTCAGGTAGTGTAGGGTTAATCTCTCTTATTATAGCTTAAACTAAGTGACATCTCTCCCTTTGTAGAAAAGTGGATCCATTTTGAATACTCAGGTGTTGGCATCTTATAATCCGAATAGTTAAGTGTAGGATAATGAAAGTTTCTTTAATCAAAATGCTAGAGAAATGATGATATATACTCTCCTCTAGGTCAGCAGTTTGTGCAAGTGTACCAtaatagagaaatgaaataactATGAAGGAGGCTGTTTGACTTCCTTTGTAgaataaatgttttgtttatataattttttctccCCGCCCCCTTGTATAATTTCTAAgtacatttaatgaaaaaaaaaagtacaaacacATTTGATTAATGGACgaaatttcttaaaaactaaaatgtcATATTTCACATGATTTTCTTCCAAGAATATCCCAGTTCCAACTCTAAAAGATTTTGCAAAAGCTTTGGAAACCAACACACACGTGAAGCATTTCAGTCTTGCAGCCACGCGGAGCAATGACCCTGTCGCTGTTGTAAGTAAGCTGCTACTGATGGTAGTGAAATAGTGACTATGGTATGGTACAGAAGTGGCTCAACGGATCTTATGATGAAGATTTCCTCTCTTTTCAGTTGATGTTTAGCTCACTGTTAGGCAAGACATTATTTactcttttatgtttatttttcctgtatttcttccctataattttaaaaaccgtAAGTGAAGTCATGCAGTATATACTGTTTTGTAGCTTAATTTTTTGCTGAACAATATATCTTAGAGATCTTTCATATCACTACATAAAGTTCAACACCATTCTTTTAACATCTGCAGGGGATTCCATTTATGATCTATAgcgctggattttgtcaaatgcttctaaTATGtgtattgagatgatcatgtggtttttgttctttattaatatggtatattcaTTGATTAACTTTTGCCTGTTaagccaaccttgcattcctgaggtaaatcccacttgatcatggtatgaACCTTTATCTGCACTTGGCTTTGAGGACATCACTACCTTTGATTCTCTTCTCTCCTCACTGGATGTCCCTTCTCTGGTTCCTCCTCATCTTCCCTACCTCTAAGCATCTGAATGGCCTGGGGCTCAGTCCAGGTCTTCTTTGTCCACTTTCTGGGTGATGTCACTCTGTTTCATTGCTATTATCTGTGTATGCTTCAGACTCCCAGGATTGTTATCCCCAGTTCATACCTCTCTCCTGAACTATGTGCTCATGTCCACCTCCTTAACCCCTTGCTTGGCTGTCTAACAGACATCCCATATGATCCCAAACTCCTGTCTTCCACCCATACCTGCTCCTCTaccatttttttcctgtctcactaAATGacaacttcattcattcatttgctcaaaacaaaaggaaatggagTTACCCTTGACTTCCCTTTCTCACAATCTTAAATGCATATCCAGGCTTGTCTTCCAAATATTCCAGAATCTAACCATTTCTCACCATTTTGTCAACTACCATGCTGGTCAGTCTAAGACAGCATCTTCTCTCATCTGGATTATTGTGATCACCTCCTCACTGAGCTGCCTGTGTCCATCTTTCCCACCACAAAGCCAGCCTTTTTTACATAACATCAAAagtgattcatttatttgagacagcgTGAGAGAGCACAatctgggatgggggtgggagggcagagggagagaaaagcacactgcctgccgagcagggagcccgatgcggggctcagtcccccaaccctgggatcatgacaccagctgaaggcaagtgcttaactgactgagccatcaggaCACCcccaaaagtgttttttttaaaaacttgtttagttacttcattcttttttttttttttaagattttatttacttacttgacagagatcacaaatagacagagaggtaggcaggatagagggggaagtaggctccccgctgagcagagagcccaatgtggggctcgatcccaggaccccgagatcatgactcgagccaaaggcagaggcttaacccactaagccacccaggtgcccctagttaccTCATTCTTATACTCAAACCCTTCAGCAGCTCCCCATTTGTCTACTAATAAAAATCACGATCCTTCAGTAGTCTTATAATCCTTTACttgccccattttttttctttttaatatttatttgagagagagagaggaaaggacggaaggagagaatctcaagcaagacTCCCcagctaagcacagagcctgatgcagggcttgatcttatgaccccaagatcagacctgagctgaaaccaagagtcaggctcCACTACTTGCACTTTCTTTCATTCAGCTGTAGACATACAGCCTCTTGCTCTTCCTCAGACATGCGGTGCATGCCTCCAATGCAGGGCCTTCCCCCTTGTTTCTCCTGCCTTGTTTCGCCTTCCATATTTCACATGAAATATCGATGTGAAATGATATTTCACATCGTTTTATGTCACCACTTTGAGCCATTGCTCTAGCGTCACCTTCCTGATGAGGCCTTTCCTGACCACGCCTGTTCCCAGCACTCTCCGTTTaccctattttctttctctgtagctCTCTTTACCATCTAACATTGTGTTTTGGTTATTGTCCACTCCCTCCCCACTAAAATATAAGTTCCATCAGGCAGAAAATTGTATGTTCTATTTCTAAATCTTCAGAACAGTGCTTAATCAAATAATCGGCCACCagtaatatttgaagaaatgtatATACATTTCATTTGTATGTACAATTGTATGTATGATACAAATGGATAAGGGATTTGTTCCACGTAGCTAGCTGTCACTGATGAAAAGTACACACGTAGAGATACCTGTCCCAAGTTCTTTCTAGTATCTCTGCcctcttttgccttttcttttaacTTGACTCTGTGTTCTGGTAATCTGTGAGCAATTCTGACCTTCTGCCTTAGGCATCCCTTCCCATCTCAGCCTCAAAAATCAGTCCataatttatcttcatttttgcTACACAATAAACCAGCTGCAGTAGGACCCAAGTAAGAAAAGATGTTCCAAAGAGACCTTGATGGAGTTAGTCCTACACAGGAACTGAGAGGAAgtgtgagagagacaggagaaaggagggagtAGGGTATGAGTGAACATAACAGTGTGAAAAGCAGCAGAGAATATTACCAACAGAGGATTACATATGACACATCTAAATACCGTGACAGGGCATGTGTGAAAAATAGGTATGAGGCCTATGAGGTTGTGTGTCAGCCTAAAACAGTCTAATGAGAAACATCAGAGCAGTTCTGCTAATCACTGTATTTGTTTACGGCAGGTAGAATATGTGCTGGGTACTGTCAATTTttatctctaaatattttctttataatttccaGGCTTTTGCAGATATGCTGAGAGTGAACAAAAATTTGAAGAGCTTAAATATAGAGTCCAACTTTATTACAGGAATTGGGATTCTAGCCCTGATTGATGCTCTAAGAGATAATGAAACCCTGGCAGAGCTCAAGATTGACAATCAGGTCAGTGTTCTATAGCAGTAACTGAGGAAGCCGTGGAGGGGTTCGGGACTCAGGAGGCAGGTGAAAGGGGGGCACTTTGGAAAGGTAGTGGCCTGAAAGGTGATGAGGACATTTGAAGCATCAGAATATTAACATTCTGAGTATGGGTTTGAACATATTTAGAGTTGTGCAGCCATTGCCACTAATTTCAGAACGTTTTGCTCACCCTTCCCGCCAGCCCTGGCAAGATGAGAGAACATTAATCCTTCTGTCTCTGCACATTTGCCTATAAACGGAATGATACAATATGCGGTCTTTGTGTCtaccttctttcacttagcaaaatattctgcaggttcatccatgttgtgatATGGATCGGTAGTTACTCttttttatgcctgaataatCTATTACATgtgggttgtttctgctttttaaatattgGGAATAATGCTGATAGgaacattcatatacaagttCTTATATGaacataggttttcatttctcatgggtacatacctaggagtggaattgcaaAGTCATGTGGTCAGcaactctgtgtttaactttctgaggaatggCCAAGTTGTTTTCCACAGCAACTGCACCATTTTGCACTTGTACCAGCGTGTATGAGCTTCCCAATTTTCCCACATTCTGGCCAACACTATAATCATCTCATAATAATGGGTAGGAAGTGGTATCCCCTTCTGGTAATCCAGTTTTTTTGGTGTCTGTATGAACATAGACTGAGCTTCAAAATGTTGTTTCTCCTGTGTACGTATGTTGTAAGAATTGGGAAAATTTAAAGAGACCCCCAGAATCAGCATTTACCTGAATGTCTTAGTCTTGACTTACCTTGAAAAGTATTTTGATCTAattcattactattttttaattattccaGAGGCAGCAGTTGGGAACAGCTGTAGAATTGGAAATGGCCAAGATGcttgaggaaaatacaaatatcctTAAATTTGGATATCAGTTTACACAGCAGGGACCCCGGACCAGGGCAGCTAATGCTATAACAAAAAACAATGACTTGGGTAAGACAGACGCATTTCAAATCAAATTTCTGAATTGTATCATTAAGCTAATTGTATTAGAGGGACTTTTTTTTCCAGTAAGTTTCAACATTATTCTGGGCCTTTTAATTCTGGGCCTTTTAAAATCTGCACAGCCCTTTTTATATTGATTGAATTAGAGCTCAGTTTAAGCACAGTTGTAGTGATTACTGGATTCGTGGGTGAAATTCTCCTGAAACGAACATTTCACAGCTTTAAGCTAACAGTTTTCTACTAGAAACATAAATGCATCCTGGAACAAAAACTTTGTTTTCAGTTACAAGTCGCCTCTTGGAGCTATTAAAGATTTCAACATTTCAGGGAAGTTTTTTGCCCTTTATATCAAACAGGCCTACATAGAAATTCATTTTTACATGATAAAATATGGCTTATAGTTTCGATCCAAATTTTATAGCATGTGGCACGTAAGTGTCTGCTGTCCTCAGCGGCCTCCTGAACACAGCCATTACTGGGCAGTTTGTCTTCTCGCTGCACACCCCTACTGAAAATACTGCTGAGGCATATGTTTCTGTTTGAGATAATTCAGCCAAGGCTGAATTAAAGAATATGATGCTTATAATTTTGTTTCTACATGTTTCCAATAATTGACTCTTCTTTTAAGTTTGGTGtttgtcattaaaatatttttaaagatgtgtttagACAAGAATTAAAGTAAGA contains these protein-coding regions:
- the TMOD3 gene encoding tropomodulin-3 isoform X2; this encodes MTLTLRMPFCLQGSGRRTRRQSPPQGHLIENTSFHTWRRKHWSIRTGKTMCPILEKKKGKIFIPKQKPMQTFTEEKISLDPELEEALTSASDTELCDLAAILGMHNLITNAQLCNIVGSSNGVDQEHFSNVVKGEKILPVFDEPPNPTNVEESLKRIKENDVCLVEVNLNNIKNIPVPTLKDFAKALETNTHVKHFSLAATRSNDPVAVAFADMLRVNKNLKSLNIESNFITGIGILALIDALRDNETLAELKIDNQRQQLGTAVELEMAKMLEENTNILKFGYQFTQQGPRTRAANAITKNNDLVRKRRVEGDHP
- the TMOD3 gene encoding tropomodulin-3 isoform X1; this translates as MALPFRKDLEKYKDLDEDELLGNLSETELKQLETVLDDLDPENALLPAGFRQKNQTSKSATGPFDREHLLSYLEKEALEHKDREDYVPYTGEKKGKIFIPKQKPMQTFTEEKISLDPELEEALTSASDTELCDLAAILGMHNLITNAQLCNIVGSSNGVDQEHFSNVVKGEKILPVFDEPPNPTNVEESLKRIKENDVCLVEVNLNNIKNIPVPTLKDFAKALETNTHVKHFSLAATRSNDPVAVAFADMLRVNKNLKSLNIESNFITGIGILALIDALRDNETLAELKIDNQRQQLGTAVELEMAKMLEENTNILKFGYQFTQQGPRTRAANAITKNNDLVRKRRVEGDHP